AAAGGTGATGGTTGGATAGGTTGtactgattaaaagaaaaaactttttttttttaattatacagATCATTCTGTCTGGTTTGCTATCTCTGCCACTGGCAGTTGTTGAGAAAATGCTGATGTTACAAACTTACCAAggacatgcttacacacacagtgacacccacacgcacacacaaccaaaatCTACAAATAGCATTATACTTACAACACTGATTCATTTTTAATATatacaaatgagtcaaaaacttAAAAAGCCTGTGGGTAACTTTAAATGCACAAATAAGTCAAAAAGACTGTGGGTAACTTTGAACACATAAATGAGTCAAAAAGACTGTGGGTAACTTTGAACACATAAATGAGTCAAAAAAACTGTGGGTAACTTTGAACACATAAATGAGTCAAAAAGACTGTGGGTAACTTTGAACACATAAATGAGTCAAAAAGCCTGTGGGTAACTTTAAATACACAAATAAGTCAAAAAGACTGTGGGTAACTTTGAacacacaaatgagtcaaaaagtcTGTCGGTAACTttgaatacacaaataaatcaaaaagaatgtGGAAACTGGAAAAtgtacaaaaccaaaaaaaaaaaaaaaagcccagcaaTCCAAACTCCCAGAATCTCGGTGGTATATGTTTGATTTCTCTAGATTTCACACCACGCCCAAAAGCAGCACTCACCTACTGAACTGTTGAGCAAGGCGGTGCTGGCAGCAGGCTTTGTCACTGAATCCAAGTTTGATGCTTTGGTCAGGCGGCTGGAGCTGGACCTGTACACAGTACCGTTGATCATCACCAGGCGCTCCCGTCTGCCGCACATGTTCTTGGCCTTCTGGGAGATGGGCGCTTGCCTGCATCAATGTGAAAGACCATGATGATCACATCACCACTGATTAATTTGCTGAATGTTTTTACTGACACATGTATATCAATGCTGAATCATTTCTGAATGTGTTGAAAACTAAACTACTTTTGCACCATGATGTACTCTGTGAAGAAATGTCAGCAGTTAATTGTTTGGGTTGGCTTGTGTTCTTTTTTAATACATTGAAAACTGGCTTGTACATTGAAAACTGATTTACTCATTACTCTGCACCAAATTTAAAATGTCAAAAAATGGCTatggtgatttttttctctctctttttttgttttttttgtttgttgttgttgaatatatTGAAAAACAGCAGTTACGTCACACAACAATCTGCAGTGTCAAGTTATAATCTAAAAGTTAACCTAATCAAATTAACATTTTAATCAATTTCATCATTTCATGTTGAAAAACAACTATGTTCCACTTACCATAAACATGTGACATCTGCTTATCAAATTACACCATCTCATCAAAAAATGTCTCCaataaaaactacaaaaaaaatataatatcaataataatcttTTATATAACAAAGTGGAATCTGAATCTTTAAAAAGGGGGATTTACCTTAAACTGTATGCATTCATCCACTGCTGCCTCTTCAGATGAAGCATCTGCTGTCTGTGGAACAACCTCTTCATCTGAAAGCTGCGTGCCATCTGGTCATACGGAGTTGGGCCCCACCGCCACTGTTGCTTCCACTGCATTTTCCAtactacacaaaaaaacaaaacacatttatacatacaaatatatacatgtattatttgataaattatatatatatatatgtatatatcaagtAAACAAAGGAAGAACTAATGTGAATCAGTCAGGAACTGAATGGGCGATAGCCTATCTTATAAGATAAattcaaatgggaagacttggGAAATACACAAGAATTTCTTGGGAAATACACAAGAATTTGAACTGTCAAACACATCACCAGCGGATCATGTAAGCATGAACACAGTATTAAAGTACTTTAAGTAAAACCTGtcattcacatatatatatatatatatataattattaattATATTTCAGCCCACTTCATACAAAAATGAATGAACATAGTATGGGAGCTAcacttgcagcccacaaacacagaaaagacagcaaacaaaagaaatttatctcaaaaacaagaaaaattcaaaacatgcagaaaaaaaagcacaaacctTTCAATGCTTTGACTCTTTGCCTTGTGGGCCACTGCAAAGGAGACCTCTGGGCTGGAATCCCCCAGCCAGCCAGAGAACCATCCCAAAGAAATCCCCTCTTCCATGGACCTGTTTGAAAACTGGCTGCCTGACGGTTAATTCTCTGTTTGAAACTGCCTCTCCCTCGAAATGCCTTAGTACTAGCAGGGGAAAATGGGTGTGGGAGCTGGTGGAATCCAGTCCTGTGGAAAAACTGGGcgtgtttgtttcctttcaagCGCACAGCCATGGGCGAATGAAAGAAGGAGCTGGCAGTGGTGCTGTGCTGCAGAGTGCGGTGCTGAGGCTGGCTTGTCTGCAACACTGTGCCACGTGGAGAGCTGGAAAGGGGGACTTTTCTCATCTTGTACTTGCTCTTGATGACCTGGGCAGCTTTCTGCTTGGCACTCACTGGGGTGGACACACCCCCTCCTATTAGTGACAGGGAATGAGGTGAGTCCTTCGAAACAATCTTCATAAGTTTGTATTGAGACTGCACTACAGTTTTGGGGGGCAAACTGGCTGCACAGCTGTTTGCCTGTGACTGGGAATGGGTTCTCTGAACTTTGAATCTGCTGACAAAGGATTTTGAACAAGCAGGGCTAACCAAAGATTTTTGTATCTGTGTCACAGAAGACTGGGAAACACAGCTTCCTGATTTTTCTGCTGCCTGTGTGCAGCTGTTTCTCACAAAAGCATATCGGGACTTCCCCTGCCTCACTGCCTGCCTTTTTACTCTGGTACTAACAGGGGTTATATTTCTGCCAGCTGCATTCAATGGTTTGGATGAGCTGCTCTTCTTGTATGAAACTGTATTTGGTGAATTACCAGAGACAAGAACTTGCTCTGATGACTTTCTTCGGGGAAGCTTTTGAGGAGTCCACTTTAAGCTTGTCCTGTTCTGGAAAGGTCTTTGCTCTGTAGGAGCTGTAAATGTCGGTGTTGAGCTGGAGGAAGAATGTACACCACCCTTCATGTTTGAAAGAGCTTGGCGTAGATGATGATGTAACTCACTTTCACCCCTTGCACTCACACCTGATTTTTGTGGAGACTCCTTCAGCATAAGACCCATCTTTTTCCTCATGTCTTGAAGCTTCTCCTCTGTGGCCTTCAGCTCCTTTCGCAAGTTTGCTTTCACTGCAGATCTAGATGGGCTTGAGCAAGGACTGTCTCTAACAGGTTTTGTTTCTGTCATGTTCTCCATCTCACTGATGACAGATATACCATTTGTTGGCTCTGATCCTGATGACAGCCACCTAGCAGCAGTGCAACCATTTGACGGATTCTCAATGATGGccacttctttctttacagtGCTGCCCTGTACTGTTGAGGTAAGTTTGCCTAAAAGTACTGACCACGCAGGCTTCAGTAAATTATCTGAACACTCTCTCTTCACAGGCAGATCCTGTCGGCTGTCTTTCACAAGACTTGTGCATGCTGCAACATTCTCCTTTGTGCTGTTTATAATTCCAACAGCCTTCATTGGCTCATCTGATCCTTTCACCTCCCCAGACTGTAGGTTTCCTTGATAACATTTGTCATCATTGAGTGACAAAGAACAAACAGATCTGTTTACAACTCGTTTATTCACTGCTTTCAATTTCTTCTTGGCTGCTGCCAGGCCTGCCAGTTCAGACTTTAAGTCTTCAATTTTGTTCTGCATCATCTCCCGTGCAGCCATGACTTCCGCATTTCTGGAAACGATCTTACCCTTCTTCAGTGAGTTCATGCTCTTGGAAACACCAACAGATTGAACTGGGAGATGCTGACTCATGGAACCTTTTGGTCCCAGGTACATGAAGGGCTTGTCCTTCTGTGCTGTTTGGCAATCTGTCTTTGTGAAGCTGAGAAGACAGAGCACTTTTGGACAAGGTATCAGCAGAAAACTTTCTGGTTCTTCACCTCCGACAAAGAAGTGCACTGCACAACTCTGACAACAGGTGGTTTTGTTGGAATGGTTCGGTCTTTCGAGGACTCTCCACCATCATGAATCTGCACTGCAGATGTACCCAAAGGAACTATGGGATCTGATGAAGTCACAATTCTCCGATGAATCACAACTTCCCTTTGGTCATTAAGTCCTGAATCACAAGCAGAAGTGTTCACGTCTTTGGCTAACCTGCTGATTTGTAAAGTATCTTTGTTCTGATCTGCCTGCTGCTGGCTTGCAGTCAAACATTCTTTACGCAACACTTTTCTGTGTACCATGTTCTGTTGAGCTGTAGTggttgatgatactgatacatcTGATGCAAGAGTTGACACCTGATTGACTGGAAGTGGAACACATGTGCTGGGAGGTAGACGAGTGGGAAGAGAGTTTGTGCCACCAAGTGTCTTGCtgcctggctgctgctgctgctgagcttTATTACCCAAATTCTGCTGCCTATGGTTTCCTGAGATGATAAGTTTGGAGCCAGTGGAGCATCTCATGTGCTCCAGGCCTCTCTGCTTTGCATGGCTAATATAATCTGATGAAAGAAAAGGAGGTCCACTTCACAGATTTGCATTAATCAGTAATTTGAATAACACAAGACATACattttatcaaaaataataatgataaaatataaCAATACtgacactaataataatgattatgaaaaCATGGCCTTCAATTAGTTCAAGAGTCATGTCCAGTACCGTGCAAGGACTGTGATGGAACAGATTTTGGTTTAGTTCCATATGATTTTGAACCAAGTTTACagaagaaaaattaaaacaaGCTGCTGATGCATCAACAATGTGATCAAAGTTCTGAATGCCAGTGTGGAAACTGTGTATTTGCCAACTCTGTCATGCCAGAAGAATGCACGTTGCAGAGACAATGATTTGACCATCGTAGCTTTTGAAAGCAATGAATGTGTTGGGCCTGCAATCAGAATCACAAAACATCTGTCTGTAATTCATGACACTTATAGGTTCATTTCAGCTGCTTTTATAAACATTCTGTAAGTTATATATTCAGAGAGtacaaaaaaaattgtttttctcAGATTTTATAGTTCACCCACTGCAAACCTGTATGTTAAGTAAGCTTCAAACTATTGGAAAATTAATAGCATGTTCAATTCCTTTAAGAAAAGTATGGGTTATGTAAACTTTCTTGCAGTAGATTACAagctagaattttttgttaattattactATATTAGCCTTCGCAAATATAAAGCACAAGCCAAAATAAAGCCCAGTTCTGAAGAGGTTAAAACTTGTTAAAAATTCAACTGGATTTTCGATTTTCATGTTACCATCCAAATGACAGTAATGACTAAGACAAgagtttaaataaaaaaaatctatataattcattttctttaattcGAATTACCCAACAAAGtaaatatacataaatacacacacacacacatacatacatatatatatatatacatatatatatgtatatatatgcatgctatTGTAACACTAACACTGCGGTGTAAAACTAACAGTGTAAGTTTCTTAATTTCTTATGAGTTATGTTCCTATtcttgataatgataaataactaTCAAAAGTATCATTCATAACCACATTCAAtatttccaataaaaaaaaaaccaaaaaaaactatcAATTAAAAATTCTGTGGTCCCTATTCCTTATTTCAGTTGGGGGGTAGAGGTATGGGAgctgcaggggggggggaggaggagggagtgtgtgggggggaacggggaggggagggtgcagggggggtggggggggggcgcatatTGAAGGGACACCATGAATCAGGCCTTGACATTCGTGGTTGCCCGGCTGCCTGGGGAAAGTAGATCACTATGTCAGGCAAATAATGTCCTGTTTTGTGATTTCTGTCCTGCCCGACCGGGCAAGTTAAATTTTCTAAGACTAGCATGTTGTGATTTCAAAAATACCCTCATGTTACCAATACCAATTGTAAGACTCTATTTGTTTAGCTAGACGATGTTTTGAGTCTGACGCAGTTTTCTGCTGAAATGGCTCAAAGAATTTCTGTGGCTGGAGGTCAACTGTGAAAACACGCTAAGACAGTGTTTTGTCAAGTGTGAGAGAAAACGTGTTTTAGCTTTTCAAAACAACAGTTATCTTTAGGTAAACCCAATAAAACAAACATCAGTTAAAGAAAAGGGTGAATTTTCCAGTCATTTGCCCAAGTgggcaaattgaaaaaaaagttaatgtcaaGCCCTGTGAATAAATGTTAAAACCCATTTTCAACGGTTTTCGACACTAAAACGttgattttatcattttattcaaGTTTCTAAAATTTCTAAATTCTATACatacattgtatgtatgtacactacATTCATTATAAATAAACCATCCTGAAACAATGTGATGTCCGCTCTTTCGTCTGGGGAAGTGCAATGACCTGATTACTCACAgtatcaaaatcatatgccaaagATCCTGTCTGTCGAAACAGTAAACAAATACTTTAGAATGGATTTCATTGTCATTTTTCTTCTAACATGCCTGAACACGAAAATGGTCGCAGATACAGAAAAATgagttttctaccttttttataaaacaaaaccaaaaaaaacacctctccaTAATGTCATTTACCTGATAAAAGTTTCATTTCCTTTAACAGTCGTTCCTTTTCAGTTACATCAGCCATGTTGTTTTCATGAAACTTCCGGTTGGCCCGCTTAGCACGTCAACTAAATGTAGGGGGCGCttacaacaaaataaaatgtattcggaCTCAGTCAGAAAATGACTCAAAACCGCATACTGATATGGGCAAGTCATTAACTGGTTTGGTATTTGTTttttcgcgcgcgtgcgcgcgtgtgtgtgtgtgtgtgtgtgtgtgtgtgtgtgtgtgtgtgcgtgtgtgtgtgttgttgttgttattggtggtggtggttttaggtTGACGTGCACAGAACAGATTTTTTTAAGCCAACGTCCATTATTAATACATCTTTTTTAAAACTACATTTTTCAGTTGTACAAACTTATCCACATAATATGCGCCAGAAATCTCCTGTTATAATAaagattttaaaataaaattaaaaaaaaaaagaaataaaaaaaaggttcgtTTCTTAACATCCCATCCACCTATGCAAAACCATACCAGAGGAGTGTGACGGAGTGCGCGCTGGCGTACGACTGTGCGCGCCTTCGCGCTCTGGAATGTGCCGTGTACACGTACTTGTGTTGTGCCGCCATGTTGTGCTGTATTGAcattgttgctgtcgctgttgtgtgtgtgtgtgtgtgtgtgtgtgtcaatgcgtgtgtgtgagtgatggatTGAATGAgcgtctttttttgtctctctctttttttttctctcactgatACTCAAGTTTCTTTTCTCCAACAGAGAGTCGGACAGAGACGACAAGTTTCATTTCTTTGAGCGATCGACCTTCTTCCACGTCAGTGATTGAAAGAATATGTTGTTTGACTGCCATGACTGACGGAAAAAATCAACACTGCCGGGGAATACTTCAACAAGAAGCAAGAAGCAATTAAGGATCAAGTTTCCTCAagttaactttaaaaaaagatttataatgatctatctatctattgatttatttatcttttattaaaAATGTCATTTCATcataatttatcttttttatttaataTTCATTTACTGACTCAGTGAAAttctttaattttattttctcaaaacctgactaagcgcgttgggtttcgctgctagTCATTCATCTGCTTAGCTGATGTCACGGTAGTGCAGCGTAtgtggagttgtccgaacgcagtgacaccttcttgagctattgatactccTTAACTCGTGAATAAATAATTATCCATCCCCGTTATTTCCAAGCGAAGGTTGCCCCCCTTCAATAATGTAACACTGCATCGGTGAAGGGAAAGCAGTTGATTCTCGGAGATGTATCGTCTTGGACCTTCAGTCGTGCAAGCCATGCTCGGATTAGGAAGCCTTTCCTCTACCAAGGGAGCAGATGGCGGACATATATTTGCTGCACGCAAAACTGACTTTTATTATCCCCACTGCACCAACGGACGTAGCTGTTACCTCCCGTGGGCCGGCCAGCTCTTGAAACAATCAATTATTCGCCAGCGACGGCCGCTGAGCTGTCGAGTTCGTTGGTCACGGCTATGGCGGCACTCAGCCACGTAGGTATACGTGTTTATTGGTTCGTGACCATACCGATTCGGGTATGGATGACCTCTGTAAAAGGAGGAAGGTGTCACACAAAAGGAAACTCTATAATCATGTGCTCACTCCATTTCGCCGACAACAGCGAGGGCCGCAAATCCGCTTTTGCAACCCACGGCCGTTGGCGAAGCGATTGCCTCCCATGGATCTGTACAGCCAGGCATTCCAGCGcccatattcataaacacattctTAACCCCATGTCCACTGACCAGGAAAAAACAGTATAAAGTGACCAGTGTTTCAAGTAATaaatcaatataataataataatggcatttatatagcgctgaatcttgtgcagagacaaatcaaagcgctttcgcaccagtcattcacacgcatgcataactctaaaactgtagaaactaaagacaaggaagggcaggcaagggaggctattttaggaagaggtgggttttaaggccagacttgaaagagctgagtgcggagacttgacgaagcgaatgacgaagttcattccaatccgtcgcaaggtccagagacagagaaagaacggcggccaacagtcgagtgtttgaatctgggtatgcgtaaacagagtggatccgaagccgatcgtagtgagcgagatggagtgtagaggtgaaggcagccgcagagataggaaggggcagttttgtgaatgcatctataacatagagtgctgatcttgtactttattcgatgtgagacagggagccaatggagatgttgcaaaagaggagtgatgtgctcagatcttttctttctgaggacgagtcgggcagcagagttttgtatgcgctgaagggactgaatggatgaagcaggcaaaccagacaatagagagttacagttgtcaaggcgagagagaatgagagaaacgacaagtctagatgttgcgtcagtggacagatatttccggacggcactgatgcgccgcagttgacagtagcaggactgacatgtctgacataaatttttgcatggacagtgtattgtcaaggacaacaccgagattcctgactgacgtggaaagagggatggatgtactgccaagtttgattgtgtcaattgtgatggaagacagtttttgttcagttcctatgatcattgccgttcagttttgtctgcgttcaattgtaacttatttcgagtcatccagttttgaatgtccaggaagcagttggatgtttcttgcaatagcgacgacaatttttcaggggtatcacttttctggagttgagtgtcatcagcataagaatgatgactgatattatggcggttgataatttcagagagaggagcagtgtacagtgtgaagagcactgggttaaaacagatccctgtgggactccatgttcgattttaacgggttcagattggaaatgatcaacaatgacagaatggaatcgatcagtgagataagatttgaaccagtttagaacagtaccgttgataccaaatctaaaatgaagacgggaaaggattgaatggtctatcgtgtcaaaggcggctgaaaagtcgagaagagtaagaagggaaatttttcctgagtcggacgctatcagcagattgttcagaatgtggaagagagtggtttcggtgctgtggtcagcgcgataggcagactgaaatgggtggatgagattgttgaaacaaaggtgattgttgagctacttgaggacagctttttcaaggagtttggacatgaatggaagattagaaactggtcgacaGTTTTTCAAAATgcttgcgtcaaggttgggtttcttcagaagaggccggacgattgcagttttgaaagtggatggaaacgttccagtgagaaggaatgagttgacaatattggtgattgtgtggagaagatgtgagacacactgggaaaagaccgaggctggtataggaacgagttcacaggattttattgttatttcttttaggatttcatgaacttctgtttcagtcaatggattaaaggaatggagaggagtgccgctgaattgaggatcaggatgaacaggttggaaagacatttggtctaagatggtacgaatattttggactttgtcgaaaaagaaagaggagaagacattggggagttcagataaaatgtaggcagaaggaagaggagtcttttttgcagttccaagaaaatttgacatgacagagtaaagagatttggtggatgtggcatcgagagcttgagaagaaaagaagtttgtttttgctgatgagatcatatgtttgactttatttatttgttttcggaatatttgattgtgtacttgcagttttgttgatcgccatcgtctttccagttggcgacgtttgcgttttgcaagtcgaatgtcttgtgtgtaccatggggcggagggtctgtcaaggagcatgcgggtagtgggggggtgcatgttcatccagcagttgagagaggacagtgttgtaatgtgtggatacgtcggtacgggaagaaattttggaaaggcgttcagcagcttgagaagaaaaagtgttaatgttgatggatttcaggttgcgacgagtaacagattttttggttctggtaggttttgaaatattaagcaagaatataacagcagaatggtcggaagaaagtttgtcagttacagtcactgacgcaaccatggcatcagtcACGTGCGATAAGCCAGTCGAatgtatggccagatctgtgtgttggttcagtaacgaactgagagagagaatgagtggacagagatagacataggcgtttgacatcagtggaagtctggttgtcgaaatgaaaactgaaatctccgaggataataagtttgccagaacgaaggttgtagtaatcaagcagtgttcggaactcatcgtgaaactgagaagacgttaggttatttttacgactaggaggaggacgatagagacaacagaagatgattgagtgaccgggaacacttgAGATTGActattgtcatcagaggggacaatgtcacgggaggtaaaaatgttagcaggaacacgtgtgttgaggttggaagcagcacaaacagcgccgcatgaagtggatctgtcaacacacacaggtgacacatcAGGGGTACTGTCAGAACAATTAgccaaaaattgaaaaaaaaaaaaaaaaaaaaaaaaaagtctggagaTATCAAAAGTGTGAATTGTCAACCTTTCCGTTATTTCCATTCTTTTGAAGATATTACCAGTGACGTCATTATACCCGTGCAAGTCAGTTCGTAAGCCTCCCTGCAACATCCCTCACTTTGCAGTAGCAGTAGCTGGCCTCTTAGGGATCAAGATGTAGTATCTCCTCACCCACTTGTTTAAGGATGCATTCCCTCTGTAcgtgacagagaggaaagaggcaggtaagggtgtgtgtgtgtgtgtgtgtgtgtgtgtgtgtgtgcctcacaggACACACGAACTGCTCGTTCTCCTCACCACAGCCAAGGAAAACAACTGCCACACTTGCAAGGCATCGATACTTCCCTCCCTTGCTTCAAGCAACCCCCAAGTTTGCACGGACAATCTGCGGCTGTGGTGACAGCTTCAAGCAGGCACTACATCCCTCAGTGCTAGACCGGAATGGAAGTCAGTCTTCGTCTCCAAGTTTTATggggcctcacacacacacacacacacacacacacacacacacacatccgacacTAACAAGCCTTCTGACATTATCATGTCTATGGATACACTCAGTGGAGCTGtccaattcgcctattcccgtttcctTTGATCGTGCCGCTACCCTCAATGGCGTCTTAACACTTTGTCTTGTTTCGCCTACCTGCCGTTCCCGTTTCTCCTAAtcagcctgcctctctctctctcattcactctcacatACAGTACAAACATGCccgcacccgcgcgcgcgcgcgcgcacacacacacacacacacacactcacacacacacagagcactcg
The sequence above is drawn from the Babylonia areolata isolate BAREFJ2019XMU chromosome 26, ASM4173473v1, whole genome shotgun sequence genome and encodes:
- the LOC143300193 gene encoding uncharacterized protein LOC143300193, encoding MYLGPKGSMSQHLPVQSVGVSKSMNSLKKGKIVSRNAEVMAAREMMQNKIEDLKSELAGLAAAKKKLKAVNKRVVNRSVCSLSLNDDKCYQGNLQSGEVKGSDEPMKAVGIINSTKENVAACTSLVKDSRQDLPVKRECSDNLLKPAWSVLLGKLTSTVQGSTVKKEVAIIENPSNGCTAARWLSSGSEPTNGISVISEMENMTETKPVRDSPCSSPSRSAVKANLRKELKATEEKLQDMRKKMGLMLKESPQKSGVSARGESELHHHLRQALSNMKGGVHSSSSSTPTFTAPTEQRPFQNRTSLKWTPQKLPRRKSSEQVLVSGNSPNTVSYKKSSSSKPLNAAGRNITPVSTRVKRQAVRQGKSRYAFVRNSCTQAAEKSGSCVSQSSVTQIQKSLVSPACSKSFVSRFKVQRTHSQSQANSCAASLPPKTVVQSQYKLMKIVSKDSPHSLSLIGGGVSTPVSAKQKAAQVIKSKYKMRKVPLSSSPRGTVLQTSQPQHRTLQHSTTASSFFHSPMAVRLKGNKHAQFFHRTGFHQLPHPFSPASTKAFRGRGSFKQRINRQAASFQTGPWKRGFLWDGSLAGWGIPAQRSPLQWPTRQRVKALKVWKMQWKQQWRWGPTPYDQMARSFQMKRLFHRQQMLHLKRQQWMNAYSLRQAPISQKAKNMCGRRERLVMINGTVYRSSSSRLTKASNLDSVTKPAASTALLNSSVGGRRQRMMKTVMVRGVHFRVNSRGTTLRRVSNSAKKGKMAAISRADVAGTAGVQAQGALGKMFDSQTRYVINRVKQRSLYLAAAKLRRKEGEGGSTKKNCLYFCRFGKCSRGDACPFLHDPAKVAVCTRFLRGTCQVENCPFSHKVSKEKMPVCAFFLRGVCTRESCPYLHVKVSQGAQVCPDFISGFCLLADKCQKLHTLTCPQFAKTGTCPDGKKCRLLHKRHRGARKNGVTASLPSSSSSSYVHKPKDSAKPQKRSAESGSIEGRQNAAAGDGSTSRLSSPPPKCVKPDPSIQPEHKPQSRVSPGLQAVSDSSAAACVAAGWSLTSGGGGGGGQASQGGLLDVGGDKTRGNLPKLPAFISLADYSFEESPVLKVKVVKSEETSMQKKGVGLQIKPHF